A region from the Corylus avellana chromosome ca7, CavTom2PMs-1.0 genome encodes:
- the LOC132186955 gene encoding uncharacterized protein LOC132186955 isoform X2, which yields MEVLTPPNPKIPLILSGTSPFSPKFPIKAWSKRTSFRYNIPSSNFYKNPSFPIYLPSRSSRNFQVLANFGRPTSRRNSLRKKLVDYQQVRNNPITYKPSSDFQKPNLGLDDSGIKDDLNFGGAKEHDSDHGGVVDRVENGGREEFKSKRLSESVLWNKLENWADQYKKDIEDWGIGSGPIFTVFKDSEGNVKWVSVDEHEISRRSRVDRRELEDSAEVNLKILRAESLAREMESGKNVLPKNSSVAKFVVQGAESGFVKAVRSLTLPPELLPKLPRVGRMVLFVFVALWAVKKLFTFGEKEVHHTEAEKEMMRRKIKSRKEKEMLEKVSVEVVQETSESPTLFVEKPKLDKEELVDTILKAKACTDKLSLGHSSGSLTAKSTDLDNKIQEIRQMARRARETETDRDEKEKQAVNNELSSEIELVNKHSEEDEGSLTNLPNGNSGQNHGIYGTVAMGTLDEPKFDDTGFLSMVTFIEDKDRQDSSAPSGKVSDYRQSTMQDCKDSESALQLTHTREVIRFSDTPDGESCLSKENSIRTKPRVILSVKEARDYLSEKRDNLKPSIKSGVKTVQESAAVFRLPSEEGFSSSTSHKLDVHDKVAAISGPTSNSIPSTNACEVSPKESVPTSNDDSEGSELGCGMGGLQKPQTSLNHEGNDINTEAGSSAKMENWIETNFHEVEPIMKKIGVGFKDNYMVAREKINEQLNINTKITELGFSEDDSELEWMKDDSLREIVFQVRENELAGRDPFHLMDAEDKQAFFRGLEKKVEKENEKLSKVHEWLHSNIENLDYGADGISLYDPPEKIIPRWKVPPVEKNPEFLNNFLEQRKAFLGENTGNSYPIKKDQEYSIQKTTESPISGNVTSLPALDPNKKFHDGDSKKSKTVVEGSDGSVKAGTQSGKEYWQHTKKWSHGFLESYNAETDPEVKSIMKDVGKDLDRWITENEIQEAADLMMKVPERNKKFMEKKLNKLKREMELFGPQAVVSKYREYADEKEEDYLWWLDLPHVLCIELYTVDNGEQRVGFYSLEMATDLELEPKPYHVIAFEDVGDCKNMCYIIQAHMDMLGNGHAFVVPRLPKDAFREAKGNGFGVTVIRKGELQLNVDQTVEEVEEQISEIGSKIYQDKIMKERSVDISSMMKGVFGATGKPSKRKGPKRKLKHGKK from the exons ATGGAGGTTCTCACTCCTCCAAACCCAAAAATACCTCTTATTCTTTCTGGAACTTCACCTTTCTCTCCCAAATTCCCGATTAAAGCTTGGAGCAAGAGAACCTCATTTAGGTACAACATCCCCAGCTCGAATTTCTACAAGAACCCGTCATTTCCAATCTATTTACCATCACGTAGCAGCAGAAATTTCCAGGTGCTTGCAAATTTTGGTCGACCCACGAGTCGCCGGAACTCACTGAGGAAGAAGCTCGTTGATTATCAACAGGTGCGTAACAATCCCATTACTTACAAACCCAGCTCTGATTTCCAAAAACCGAATCTTGGTTTGGATGATAGCGGTATTAAAGATGATTTAAATTTTGGTGGTGCAAAAGAGCATGACTCTGATCATGGTGGTGTTGTTGATAGAGTTGAAAATGGTGGAAGGGAGGAATTCAAGTCAAAACGTTTGAGTGAATCTGTATTGTGGAATAAGTTAGAGAATTGGGCTGACCAGTATAAGAAGGATATCGAGGATTGGGGTATTGGGTCGGGTCCTATTTTTACGGTTTTTAAGGATTCGGAAGGGAATGTCAAGTGGGTTTCGGTTGACGAGCACGAAATCTCAAGAAGAAGCCGTGTTGATCGACGCGAATTGGAGGACTCAGCGGAAGTGAACCTGAAAATTCTGCGTGCCGAGAGTTTGGCTAGAGAGATGGAGAGTGGGAAGAATGTGCTTCCGAAGAATAGTTCGGTGGCGAAGTTTGTTGTTCAAGGCGCGGAGTCTGGTTTTGTTAAGGCGGTTCGGAGTTTAACTCTTCCGCCTGAGCTGCTCCCAAAGCTCCCGAGGGTTGGTAGAATGGTGTTATTTGTATTTGTTGCGTTGTGGGCAGTAAAGAAGTTATTTACTTTCGGGGAGAAGGAGGTTCACCATACAGAAGCTGAGAAAGAAATGATGAGGAGGAAGATAAAGTcgagaaaggagaaagagatgTTGGAGAAGGTGAGCGTGGAGGTTGTTCAAGAAACTTCAGAATCGCCCACTCTGTTTGTTGAGAAGCCTAAGCTTGATAAGGAAGAACTTGTGGATACTATTTTGAAAGCCAAGGCATGCACTGATAAATTGTCATTAGGACATTCATCTGGTTCTCTGACTGCCAAATCTACCGACTTGGATAATAAAATTCAGGAAATCAGACAAATGGCCAGGCGTGCACGGGAAACTGAGACTGAtagagatgaaaaagaaaagcaggCTGTGAATAATGAACTATCTAGTGAGATAGAACTGGTCAATAAGCATAGTGAAGAGGATGAAGGGTCTTTAACTAACCTTCCAAATGGAAATTCAGGGCAGAATCATGGTATTTATGGAACTGTAGCGATGGGAACTTTGGATGAACCAAAATTTGATGATACTGGATTTCTCAGTATGGTCACTTTCATAGAGGACAAGGATAGGCAAGATAGTAGCGCTCCAAGTGGAAAAGTTTCAGATTATAGGCAAAGCACTATGCAGGATTGTAAAGATAGCGAAAGTGCTTTGCAGTTAACACACACACGAGAAGTCATCCGATTCTCTGATACTCCTGATGGTGAATCGTGTTTGTCAAAGGAAAATTCTATCAGAACAAAACCAAGAGTGATACTGTCAGTAAAAGAAGCTAGAGACTATCTTTCTGAAAAACGTGACAACCTAAAGCCTAGCATAAAATCTGGCGTCAAAACTGTGCAAGAAAGTGCTGCTGTTTTCAGGCTTCCAAGTGAGGAGGGATTTAGTAGCAGTACAAGCCATAAATTGGACGTTCATGACAAAGTGGCTGCCATTTCAGGTCCAACATCAAATTCTATACCTTCCACAAATGCTTGTGAAGTTTCTCCGAAGGAATCTGTCCCAACCAGCAATGATGATTCTGAAGGTTCTGAGTTGGGATGTGGAATGGGAGGTCTTCAGAAGCCCCAAACTTCCTTAAATCATGAAGGTAATGACATCAATACAGAGGCGGGATCATCTGCAAAGATGGAAAACTGGATAGAGACAAATTTTCATGAAGTTGAGCCCATAATGAAGAAGATTGGAGTTGGATTCAAAGATAATTACATGGTTGCTagagaaaaaattaatgaaCAGCTCAATATAAATACCAAAATTACAGAGCTTGGTTTTAGTGAAGATGATAGTGAACTTGAGTGGATGAAAGATGACAGTCTTAGAGAAATTGTCTTTCAAGTCCGTGAAAATGAATTGGCGGGGCGGGATCCATTTCATTTGATGGATGCTGAAGATAAACAGGCATTCTTTAGGGGTCTTGAGAAGAAGGTTGAGAAAGAGAATGAAAAGCTGTCAAAAGTGCACGAATGGCTACATTCAAACATTGAAAATCTTGATTATGGAGCAG aTGGTATCAGCTTGTATGATCCACCAGAAAAAATCATACCACGCTGGAAAGTACCTCCAGTGGAAAAAAATCCTGAGTTCCTCAATAACTTCCTCGAACAAAGGAAGGCATTTTTGGGTGAAAACACTGGTAATTCATACCCCATAAAGAAGGATCAGGAATACTCGATTCAAAAAACAACAGAATCACCAATCTCTGGAAATGTAACTTCTTTGCCAGCCCTtgatccaaacaaaaaattccatGATGGGGATTCAAAAAAATCTAAGACAGTAGTTGAAGGCAGTGATGGTTCTGTTAAAGCCGGAACACAATCAGGGAAGGAATATTGGCAACACACAAAGAAATGGTCCCATGGATTTTTGGAATCTTACAATGCAGAGACAGACCCCGAAGTTAAATCAATTATGAAGGATGTAGGGAAGGATTTAGATCGGTGGATCACTGAAAATGAAATACAGGAAGCAGCGGACTTGATGATGAAAGTACCTGAAAGGAATAAGAAATTCATGGAAAAGAAGCTCAACAAACTAAAAAGAGAGATGGAATTGTTTGGACCCCAAGCTGTAGTGAGCAAATACCGTGAATACGCAGATGAGAAGGAAGAAGATTACCTGTGGTGGTTAGATCTCCCACATGTGTTG TGCATCGAATTGTACACAGTTGATAATGGGGAACAGAGGGTTGGATTCTATTCATTGGAGATGGCTACTGATCTTGAATTGGAACCAAAGCCATATCATGTGATTGCCTTTGAAGATGTTGGTGACTGCAAAAATATGTGTTACATCATTCAGGCTCATATGGACATGCTTGGAAATGGCCATGCCTTTGTTGTTCCACGGCTGCCTAAA GATGCTTTTCGGGAAGCCAAAGGAAATGGTTTTGGTGTAACTGTCATCCGGAAAGGGGAGCTTCAGCTCAATGTGGACCAAACGGTGGAAGAAGTGGAGGAACAAATTAGTGAGATTGGGAGCAAAATTTACCAGGATAAGATCATGAAGGAACGCTCTGTGGATATAAGCTCAATGATGAAGGGTGTGTTTGGTGCCACTGGCAAACCCTCAAAGAG aaaaggGCCGAAGCGGAAGCTAAAGCATGGCAAGAAATAA
- the LOC132186955 gene encoding uncharacterized protein LOC132186955 isoform X1 has translation MEVLTPPNPKIPLILSGTSPFSPKFPIKAWSKRTSFRYNIPSSNFYKNPSFPIYLPSRSSRNFQVLANFGRPTSRRNSLRKKLVDYQQVRNNPITYKPSSDFQKPNLGLDDSGIKDDLNFGGAKEHDSDHGGVVDRVENGGREEFKSKRLSESVLWNKLENWADQYKKDIEDWGIGSGPIFTVFKDSEGNVKWVSVDEHEISRRSRVDRRELEDSAEVNLKILRAESLAREMESGKNVLPKNSSVAKFVVQGAESGFVKAVRSLTLPPELLPKLPRVGRMVLFVFVALWAVKKLFTFGEKEVHHTEAEKEMMRRKIKSRKEKEMLEKVSVEVVQETSESPTLFVEKPKLDKEELVDTILKAKACTDKLSLGHSSGSLTAKSTDLDNKIQEIRQMARRARETETDRDEKEKQAVNNELSSEIELVNKHSEEDEGSLTNLPNGNSGQNHGIYGTVAMGTLDEPKFDDTGFLSMVTFIEDKDRQDSSAPSGKVSDYRQSTMQDCKDSESALQLTHTREVIRFSDTPDGESCLSKENSIRTKPRVILSVKEARDYLSEKRDNLKPSIKSGVKTVQESAAVFRLPSEEGFSSSTSHKLDVHDKVAAISGPTSNSIPSTNACEVSPKESVPTSNDDSEGSELGCGMGGLQKPQTSLNHEGNDINTEAGSSAKMENWIETNFHEVEPIMKKIGVGFKDNYMVAREKINEQLNINTKITELGFSEDDSELEWMKDDSLREIVFQVRENELAGRDPFHLMDAEDKQAFFRGLEKKVEKENEKLSKVHEWLHSNIENLDYGADGISLYDPPEKIIPRWKVPPVEKNPEFLNNFLEQRKAFLGENTGNSYPIKKDQEYSIQKTTESPISGNVTSLPALDPNKKFHDGDSKKSKTVVEGSDGSVKAGTQSGKEYWQHTKKWSHGFLESYNAETDPEVKSIMKDVGKDLDRWITENEIQEAADLMMKVPERNKKFMEKKLNKLKREMELFGPQAVVSKYREYADEKEEDYLWWLDLPHVLCIELYTVDNGEQRVGFYSLEMATDLELEPKPYHVIAFEDVGDCKNMCYIIQAHMDMLGNGHAFVVPRLPKDAFREAKGNGFGVTVIRKGELQLNVDQTVEEVEEQISEIGSKIYQDKIMKERSVDISSMMKGVFGATGKPSKSPKMTLAGANFQSPHHAVVPSYFCVYFKCKGGSQLFFITLLSLLHSCNLGRNSLKCIVFYGTVNLFLLLNV, from the exons ATGGAGGTTCTCACTCCTCCAAACCCAAAAATACCTCTTATTCTTTCTGGAACTTCACCTTTCTCTCCCAAATTCCCGATTAAAGCTTGGAGCAAGAGAACCTCATTTAGGTACAACATCCCCAGCTCGAATTTCTACAAGAACCCGTCATTTCCAATCTATTTACCATCACGTAGCAGCAGAAATTTCCAGGTGCTTGCAAATTTTGGTCGACCCACGAGTCGCCGGAACTCACTGAGGAAGAAGCTCGTTGATTATCAACAGGTGCGTAACAATCCCATTACTTACAAACCCAGCTCTGATTTCCAAAAACCGAATCTTGGTTTGGATGATAGCGGTATTAAAGATGATTTAAATTTTGGTGGTGCAAAAGAGCATGACTCTGATCATGGTGGTGTTGTTGATAGAGTTGAAAATGGTGGAAGGGAGGAATTCAAGTCAAAACGTTTGAGTGAATCTGTATTGTGGAATAAGTTAGAGAATTGGGCTGACCAGTATAAGAAGGATATCGAGGATTGGGGTATTGGGTCGGGTCCTATTTTTACGGTTTTTAAGGATTCGGAAGGGAATGTCAAGTGGGTTTCGGTTGACGAGCACGAAATCTCAAGAAGAAGCCGTGTTGATCGACGCGAATTGGAGGACTCAGCGGAAGTGAACCTGAAAATTCTGCGTGCCGAGAGTTTGGCTAGAGAGATGGAGAGTGGGAAGAATGTGCTTCCGAAGAATAGTTCGGTGGCGAAGTTTGTTGTTCAAGGCGCGGAGTCTGGTTTTGTTAAGGCGGTTCGGAGTTTAACTCTTCCGCCTGAGCTGCTCCCAAAGCTCCCGAGGGTTGGTAGAATGGTGTTATTTGTATTTGTTGCGTTGTGGGCAGTAAAGAAGTTATTTACTTTCGGGGAGAAGGAGGTTCACCATACAGAAGCTGAGAAAGAAATGATGAGGAGGAAGATAAAGTcgagaaaggagaaagagatgTTGGAGAAGGTGAGCGTGGAGGTTGTTCAAGAAACTTCAGAATCGCCCACTCTGTTTGTTGAGAAGCCTAAGCTTGATAAGGAAGAACTTGTGGATACTATTTTGAAAGCCAAGGCATGCACTGATAAATTGTCATTAGGACATTCATCTGGTTCTCTGACTGCCAAATCTACCGACTTGGATAATAAAATTCAGGAAATCAGACAAATGGCCAGGCGTGCACGGGAAACTGAGACTGAtagagatgaaaaagaaaagcaggCTGTGAATAATGAACTATCTAGTGAGATAGAACTGGTCAATAAGCATAGTGAAGAGGATGAAGGGTCTTTAACTAACCTTCCAAATGGAAATTCAGGGCAGAATCATGGTATTTATGGAACTGTAGCGATGGGAACTTTGGATGAACCAAAATTTGATGATACTGGATTTCTCAGTATGGTCACTTTCATAGAGGACAAGGATAGGCAAGATAGTAGCGCTCCAAGTGGAAAAGTTTCAGATTATAGGCAAAGCACTATGCAGGATTGTAAAGATAGCGAAAGTGCTTTGCAGTTAACACACACACGAGAAGTCATCCGATTCTCTGATACTCCTGATGGTGAATCGTGTTTGTCAAAGGAAAATTCTATCAGAACAAAACCAAGAGTGATACTGTCAGTAAAAGAAGCTAGAGACTATCTTTCTGAAAAACGTGACAACCTAAAGCCTAGCATAAAATCTGGCGTCAAAACTGTGCAAGAAAGTGCTGCTGTTTTCAGGCTTCCAAGTGAGGAGGGATTTAGTAGCAGTACAAGCCATAAATTGGACGTTCATGACAAAGTGGCTGCCATTTCAGGTCCAACATCAAATTCTATACCTTCCACAAATGCTTGTGAAGTTTCTCCGAAGGAATCTGTCCCAACCAGCAATGATGATTCTGAAGGTTCTGAGTTGGGATGTGGAATGGGAGGTCTTCAGAAGCCCCAAACTTCCTTAAATCATGAAGGTAATGACATCAATACAGAGGCGGGATCATCTGCAAAGATGGAAAACTGGATAGAGACAAATTTTCATGAAGTTGAGCCCATAATGAAGAAGATTGGAGTTGGATTCAAAGATAATTACATGGTTGCTagagaaaaaattaatgaaCAGCTCAATATAAATACCAAAATTACAGAGCTTGGTTTTAGTGAAGATGATAGTGAACTTGAGTGGATGAAAGATGACAGTCTTAGAGAAATTGTCTTTCAAGTCCGTGAAAATGAATTGGCGGGGCGGGATCCATTTCATTTGATGGATGCTGAAGATAAACAGGCATTCTTTAGGGGTCTTGAGAAGAAGGTTGAGAAAGAGAATGAAAAGCTGTCAAAAGTGCACGAATGGCTACATTCAAACATTGAAAATCTTGATTATGGAGCAG aTGGTATCAGCTTGTATGATCCACCAGAAAAAATCATACCACGCTGGAAAGTACCTCCAGTGGAAAAAAATCCTGAGTTCCTCAATAACTTCCTCGAACAAAGGAAGGCATTTTTGGGTGAAAACACTGGTAATTCATACCCCATAAAGAAGGATCAGGAATACTCGATTCAAAAAACAACAGAATCACCAATCTCTGGAAATGTAACTTCTTTGCCAGCCCTtgatccaaacaaaaaattccatGATGGGGATTCAAAAAAATCTAAGACAGTAGTTGAAGGCAGTGATGGTTCTGTTAAAGCCGGAACACAATCAGGGAAGGAATATTGGCAACACACAAAGAAATGGTCCCATGGATTTTTGGAATCTTACAATGCAGAGACAGACCCCGAAGTTAAATCAATTATGAAGGATGTAGGGAAGGATTTAGATCGGTGGATCACTGAAAATGAAATACAGGAAGCAGCGGACTTGATGATGAAAGTACCTGAAAGGAATAAGAAATTCATGGAAAAGAAGCTCAACAAACTAAAAAGAGAGATGGAATTGTTTGGACCCCAAGCTGTAGTGAGCAAATACCGTGAATACGCAGATGAGAAGGAAGAAGATTACCTGTGGTGGTTAGATCTCCCACATGTGTTG TGCATCGAATTGTACACAGTTGATAATGGGGAACAGAGGGTTGGATTCTATTCATTGGAGATGGCTACTGATCTTGAATTGGAACCAAAGCCATATCATGTGATTGCCTTTGAAGATGTTGGTGACTGCAAAAATATGTGTTACATCATTCAGGCTCATATGGACATGCTTGGAAATGGCCATGCCTTTGTTGTTCCACGGCTGCCTAAA GATGCTTTTCGGGAAGCCAAAGGAAATGGTTTTGGTGTAACTGTCATCCGGAAAGGGGAGCTTCAGCTCAATGTGGACCAAACGGTGGAAGAAGTGGAGGAACAAATTAGTGAGATTGGGAGCAAAATTTACCAGGATAAGATCATGAAGGAACGCTCTGTGGATATAAGCTCAATGATGAAGGGTGTGTTTGGTGCCACTGGCAAACCCTCAAAGAG
- the LOC132188378 gene encoding E3 ubiquitin-protein ligase SINAT3 codes for MESGSIDIVPSPDVMDEDEIHHHHHQFPSISKPHNNNNNSPSTTSVHELLECPVCTNSMYPPIHQCHNGHTLCSTCKTRVHNRCPTCRQELGDIRCLALEKVAESLELRCKYSSLGCPEIFPYYSKLKHEAVCNFRPYNCPYAGSDCSVVGDIPFLVAHLRDDHKVDMHSGCTFNHRYVKSNPREVENATWMLTVFHCFGQYFCLHFEAFQLGMAPVYMAFLRFMGDENDARNYTYSLEVGGNGRKLTWEGNPRSVRDSHRKVRDSHDGLIIQRNMALFFSGGDRKELKLRVTGRIWKEQQNPEGGACIHNLCS; via the exons ATGGAGTCAGGTAGCATTGATATCGTGCCATCCCCGGATGTGATGGATGAGGACGAGatccatcaccatcaccatcagtTCCCTTCGATTTCCAAGCctcacaacaacaacaacaacagtcCCAGCACCACCAGCGTCCATGAGCTTCTTGAATGCCCTGTATGCACTAAttcaatgtaccccccaatccatcag TGCCACAATGGGCATACCCTCTGTTCGACCTGTAAAACAAGGGTACACAACCGGTGTCCAACTTGTAGGCAGGAGCTTGGCGACATTAGGTGTCTAGCATTGGAGAAGGTAGCTGAATCACTTGAACTGCGCTGCAAATACAGCTCTCTTGGGTGCCCTGAGATATTCCCTTACTATAGTAAACTCAAACATGAAGCTGTTTGTAACTTCAGACCATACAACTGTCCATATGCTGGATCGGACTGCTCTGTCGTTGGAGATATTCCATTCCTTGTTGCCCACTTAAGGGATGATCACAAGGTTGATATGCATTCTGGATGCACTTTTAACCATCGTTATGTCAAGTCAAATCCCCGAGAAGTAGAAAATGCTACTTGGATGTTAACT GTCTTCCACTGTTTTGGTCAGTACTTCTGTCTCCATTTTGAAGCCTTCCAGCTTGGCATGGCTCCTGTTTATATGGCATTCCTCCGTTTCATGGGTGATGAAAACGACGCTAGAAACTACACCTATAGCCTGGAAGTTGGAGGAAATGGTCGAAAACTGACTTGGGAGGGCAACCCAAGAAGCGTAAGGGACAGCCACAGGAAAGTTAGAGATAGCCATGATGGCCTCATTATACAGCGGAACATGGCACTTTTCTTCTCTGGAGGGGATAGGAAAGAGCTCAAGTTGCGTGTTACGGGCCGGATATGGAAAGAACAGCAGAACCCAGAAGGCGGGGCCTGCATACACAATCTTTGTAGTTAG